A single region of the Lycium barbarum isolate Lr01 chromosome 2, ASM1917538v2, whole genome shotgun sequence genome encodes:
- the LOC132625823 gene encoding defensin J1-2-like isoform X2, which translates to MAGFFTVVATVFLMLMLVFASGMVAEARTCESQSRRFRGLCFSKNNCGSVCHTEGFNGGHCRGFRRRCFCTRHC; encoded by the exons ATGGCTGGCTTTTTTACAGTAGTTGCAACTGTTTTCCTTATGTTGATGCTGGTTTTTGCTTCTG GGATGGTGGCAGAGGCGAGGACTTGCGAATCGCAGAGTCGCCGATTCAGGGGGCTGTGCTTCAGTAAGAACAACTGTGGTTCCGTCTGCCATACTGAGGGCTTTAACGGGGGTCATTGTCGTGGATTCCGTCGCCGTTGCTTCTGTACTAGACActgttaa
- the LOC132629208 gene encoding uncharacterized protein LOC132629208: protein MKRLSSMTFDRSRTVRKHIMEMRDIAAKLKSLVVDMFAPFLVHFILNSLPTEYGPFKISYNTHKDKWSNNELLTMCVQEEERLKHEIPESVNLVTRDKRNAKKGKSVPMKKKGIVDKDSCRFCKKNWKNDCLKYKQWLEKKGFSNSKEADGK from the exons ATGAAGAGGCTCTCAAGTATGACATTTGATAGAAGTCGTACAGTGCGCAAGCACATTATGGAGATGAGAGACATTGCTGCTAAACTCAAGTCCCTTGTGGTTGATATGTTTGCACCATTTCTAGTGCATTTTATCCTCAACTCTCTTCCTACGGAATATGGTCCGTTCAAGATATCTTACAACACGCATAAAGATAAATGGTCAAATAATGAACTCCTGACCATGTGTGTTCAAGAAGAGGAGAGGTTGAAGCATGAGATACCTGAAAGTGTTAATTTGGTGACTCGTGATAAGAGAAATGCGAAAAAGGGCAAAAGTGTTCCTATGAAAAAGAAAGGAATTGTTGATAAAGATTCTTGCCGTTTCTGCAAAAAGAACTGGAAGAATGATTGCCTGAAATACAAGCAATGGCTTGAGAAGAAAG GGTTTTCTAACTCTAAGGAAGCCGATGGGAAGTGA
- the LOC132625823 gene encoding defensin J1-2-like isoform X1 — translation MAGFLTVVATVFLMLMLVFASGMVAEARTCESQSRRFRGLCFSKNNCGSVCHTEGFNGGHCRGFRRRCFCTRHC, via the exons ATGGCTGGCTTTTTGACAGTAGTTGCAACTGTCTTCCTTATGTTGATGCTGGTTTTTGCTTCTG GGATGGTGGCAGAGGCGAGGACTTGCGAATCGCAGAGTCGCCGATTCAGGGGGCTGTGCTTCAGTAAGAACAACTGTGGTTCCGTCTGCCATACTGAGGGCTTTAACGGGGGTCATTGTCGTGGATTCCGTCGCCGTTGCTTCTGTACTAGACActgttaa